Proteins encoded by one window of Aptenodytes patagonicus chromosome 9, bAptPat1.pri.cur, whole genome shotgun sequence:
- the TSC22D3 gene encoding TSC22 domain family protein 3 isoform X2 has translation MSTGMYQSPMEVAVYQLHNFSISFFSSLLGGDVVSVKLDNSASGASVVAIDNKIEQAMDLVKNHLMYAVREEVEVLKEQIKELLEKNSQLERENSLLKTLASPEQLEKFQSRLPTEVLCPEEQSPGAAAPAQHSGGSAV, from the exons ATGAGCACCGGCATGTACCAGTCCCCCATGGAGGTAGCTGTGTACCAGCTCCACAACTTCTccatctcctttttctcctccctgctcGGGGGGGACGTGGTCTCCGTGAAGCTCGACAACAG TGCCTCCGGAGCCAGCGTGGTGGCCATCGACAACAAGATTGAGCAGGCAATG GATCTTGTGAAGAATCACCTGATGTACGCAGTGCGGGAGGAGGTGGAGGTCCTGAAAGAGCAAATCAAAGAACTGTTGGAGAAAAACTCCCAGCTGGAGCGTGAAAACAGCCTCCTGAAGACCCTTGCCAGCCCCGAGCAGCTGGAAAAGTTCCAGTCCCGGCTCCCCACAGAGGTCCTGTGCCCAGAGGAGCAGAGCCCTGGGGCGGCTGCCCCGGCCCAGCACTCAGGGGGCTCTGCGGTGTAA